Proteins encoded within one genomic window of Glycine soja cultivar W05 chromosome 1, ASM419377v2, whole genome shotgun sequence:
- the LOC114412401 gene encoding uncharacterized protein LOC114412401, with the protein MTGQIREELRTQLEEENKMSLEIMTNALKEAIKKELSNKGSPESLQIQLDIQQLGARVSTKGSNVVINVQPSQEHHADAIPLMGLYVQRKDGTLRLVAMGKIMEGDSIIHTVAYADDVVRVSVETIIDPEAEVPYATSEIQYVKQAVNTFVAWPTHLVKAVLDEDPESIPHNEDAHAPKPANVDADDPLRGLIKYSFDIYDKPVEINFDGSCFGIVDAPTSIFITYSDVSEIIAGDKSLNISVLQLWLM; encoded by the exons ATGACTGGTCAGATTAGGGAAGAATTGAGGACTCAGCTagaagaggaaaataaaatgaGCTTGGAAATAATGACCAATGCATTGAAAGAGGCTATTAAAAAAGAGTTGTCAAATAAAGGATCCCCAGAGTCGCTCCAAATTCAGTTGGACATACAACAATTAGGTGCGCGTGTCAGCACTAAGGGAAGTAATGTTGTTATCAATGTCCAGCCTTCACAAGAACATCATGCTGATGCCATACCATTGATGGGACTGTATGTGCAGCGTAAGGATGGTACACTAAGGTTGGTGGCCATGGGGAAAATAATGGAGGGGGATTCAATCATACACACAGTGGCATATGCAGATGATGTTGTCAGGGTAAGTGTGGAAACAATTATCGATCCTGAGGCTGAGGTCCCCTATGCCACCTCAGAAATACAATATGTGAAGCAGGCCGTCAATACATTTGTAGCTTGGCCCACACACCTTGTGAAAGCTGTATTAGATGAG GATCCAGAAAGTATTCCGCACAACGAGGATGCACATGCGCCAAAGCCGGCTAATGTGGACGCAGATGATCCGTTGCGTGGCTTGATAAAGTACAGTTTCGATATTTACGACAAGCCAGTTGAAATCAACTTTGATGGGAGCTGCTTTGGAATTGTAGATGCACCGACATCGATATTCATAACATATTCAGATGTTAGTGAAATAATAGCAGGAGACAAAAGTCTTAACATATCTGTCTTACAATTATGGTTAATGTAA